In the Hordeum vulgare subsp. vulgare chromosome 7H, MorexV3_pseudomolecules_assembly, whole genome shotgun sequence genome, one interval contains:
- the LOC123412884 gene encoding protein SRG1-like, whose protein sequence is MDDDQQWKIPPNVQELAAAGAEEPPSRYMVRDHDRPIAGAGGDVKDTDPVPVVDLGRLSSGAAAEAAKLRSALQTWGLFLARKPAPPSSASSASSCTVLVSSSAYRVAVGHGIEPDLLGEMMAVTREFFNLPLEEKQRYTNLVGGKKEYRIEGYGGDMVLSETQVLDWPHSDGGALTVLLAETAGLQVRRDSDGGGGEWYDVPVVPGALVVNLGDTVEVVSNGVLRSPVHRVVASGERERVSVAAFYTVDPEREVEPAPELVSEERPRRYEKTKKAGDYVRELLESLARGERAIDRVKLV, encoded by the exons ATGGACGACGACCAGCAGTGGAAAATCCCACCGAACGTGCAGGAGCTGGCGGCGGCCGGCGCGGAGGAGCCGCCCAGCCGGTACATGGTCCGCGACCATGACCGCCCCATCGCCGGCGCTGGCGGCGACGTGAAGGACACGGACCCCGTCCCCGTCGTCGACCTCGGCCGCCTGTCCTCCGGCGCCGCCGCCGAGGCGGCCAAGCTGCGGTCCGCCCTCCAGACCTGGGGACTCTTCCTGGCAAGAAAACCAGCACCACCTTCCTCCGCTTCCTCTGCTTCTTCTTGTACCGTTTTAGTTTCATCTTCAGCTTATCGAGTG GCCGTCGGGCATGGGATCGAGCCGGACCTCCTGGGCGAGATGATGGCGGTGACGAGGGAGTTCTTCAACCTCCCGCTGGAAGAGAAGCAGAGGTACACCAACCTGGTCGGCGGCAAGAAGGAGTACAGGATCGAGGGCTACGGCGGCGACATGGTCCTGTCGGAGACCCAGGTCCTGGACTG GCCCCACTCCGACGGCGGCGCGCTCACCGTCCTGCTCGCCGAAACCGCCGGGCTCCAGGTGCGCCGTGACAGCGACGGAGGCGGCGGTGAATGGTACGACGTGCCCGTGGTGCCCGGCGCGCTGGTGGTGAATTTGGGGGACACGGTGGAGGTGGTGAGCAACGGGGTGCTGAGGAGCCCGGTGCACAGGGTGGTGGCGAGCGGTGAGAGGGAGCGGGTGTCGGTGGCGGCGTTCTACACGGTGGACCCGGAGAGGGAGGTGGAGCCGGCTCCGGAGCTGGTGAGCGAGGAGAGGCCCAGGCGGTACGAGAAGACCAAGAAGGCCGGCGACTACGTCAGGGAGCTGCTGGAGAGCTTGGCGCGAGGGGAGAGGGCCATCGACAGGGTGAAGCTCGTCTGA